One genomic region from Halococcus qingdaonensis encodes:
- the sucC gene encoding ADP-forming succinate--CoA ligase subunit beta, translated as MRLHEYQAKEVFAEAGMPTPESALAESTDEVLDAAESIGYPVAVKAQVHVGGRGKAGGIELAENDDEAREAADSILGMDLKGYTVERVLVEQAVDFVDELYVGVTMDRGAGEPVAMVSSEGGVDIESVAEESPEAIAREHVDPAFGMHHYQANRAVYDAGVDREVASDVASVLTTLFDLWENRDASEAEINPLMITGDDEVVAADAVMNIDDDALFRQPDLAEMEEAAAGDDLEAKANEYGFDYVRLDGNVGIIGNGAGLVMTTLDLVDYYGGEPANFLDIGGGAKAERVANALDMVFSDDNVDSVVFNLFGGITRGDEVARGINSAIEEFDELPKPVVVRLAGTNAEEGMEILNADALDVEQTLEGAVQRAVEQAGGAQ; from the coding sequence ATGCGACTCCACGAATATCAGGCAAAAGAGGTCTTCGCCGAGGCCGGCATGCCGACGCCCGAGTCAGCGCTGGCCGAAAGCACCGACGAGGTGCTCGACGCGGCCGAATCGATCGGCTATCCGGTCGCGGTGAAGGCACAGGTCCACGTCGGCGGACGGGGGAAGGCCGGCGGGATCGAACTCGCCGAGAACGACGACGAGGCCCGCGAGGCCGCCGACTCGATTCTCGGGATGGATCTCAAGGGCTACACCGTCGAGCGCGTGCTCGTCGAACAGGCCGTGGATTTCGTCGACGAACTCTACGTCGGCGTGACGATGGACCGCGGCGCGGGCGAGCCCGTGGCGATGGTCTCCTCGGAGGGTGGCGTCGACATCGAATCGGTCGCCGAGGAGAGCCCGGAGGCCATCGCGCGCGAACACGTCGATCCCGCCTTCGGCATGCACCACTACCAGGCTAACCGCGCGGTCTACGATGCGGGCGTCGATCGCGAGGTCGCCTCCGACGTCGCGAGCGTGCTCACGACGCTGTTCGACCTCTGGGAGAACCGCGACGCGAGCGAGGCCGAGATCAACCCGCTGATGATCACGGGCGACGACGAGGTCGTCGCTGCCGACGCGGTGATGAACATCGATGACGACGCTCTCTTCCGCCAGCCAGACCTCGCCGAAATGGAGGAGGCCGCGGCGGGCGACGATCTCGAAGCGAAGGCCAACGAGTACGGGTTCGACTACGTCCGCCTCGACGGCAACGTGGGCATCATCGGCAACGGTGCGGGGCTCGTCATGACGACGCTCGATCTCGTCGACTACTACGGCGGCGAACCGGCGAACTTCCTGGATATCGGTGGCGGCGCGAAGGCCGAACGCGTGGCGAACGCGCTCGACATGGTTTTCTCGGACGACAACGTCGATAGCGTCGTCTTCAACCTCTTCGGGGGCATCACCCGCGGCGACGAGGTGGCACGCGGCATCAACAGCGCCATCGAGGAGTTCGACGAGCTCCCGAAACCCGTCGTCGTCAGGCTGGCTGGGACGAACGCCGAGGAGGGCATGGAGATCTTGAACGCCGACGCGCTCGACGTCGAGCAGACGCTCGAAGGCGCGGTCCAGCGAGCCGTCGAGCAGGCCGGGGGTGCGCAATGA
- the sucD gene encoding succinate--CoA ligase subunit alpha, translated as MSVLVDEDTRVVVQGITGGEGEFHAGQMMEYGTNVVAGAVPGRGGEEVHGVPVYDTVAGAAEAENADASVVLVPPAFAADAIFEALDSPVDLVVAITEGIPTQDMSRVKKRLGETDKHLVGPNCPGVITPGEAKLGILPGNIFSSGNVGLVSRSGTLTYQVVDNLTDRGLGQTTAIGIGGDPIIGTDFVDALSLFERDPATEAVVMCGEIGGSDEEEAARYIDANMDTPVAGFIAGRTAPAGKRMGHAGAIVSGSGAGTAESKIEALGDAGVPVGDTPEEVADNVEELL; from the coding sequence ATGAGCGTGCTCGTCGACGAGGACACGCGCGTGGTGGTTCAAGGAATCACTGGCGGCGAGGGCGAGTTCCACGCCGGTCAGATGATGGAGTACGGGACGAACGTCGTCGCCGGCGCAGTCCCGGGACGTGGCGGCGAGGAAGTTCATGGCGTTCCAGTCTACGACACGGTCGCCGGCGCTGCCGAGGCCGAGAACGCCGACGCGTCCGTTGTCCTCGTCCCGCCGGCCTTTGCGGCCGACGCGATCTTCGAGGCGCTCGATTCGCCCGTCGATCTGGTGGTGGCGATCACCGAGGGCATCCCGACCCAGGACATGAGCCGCGTCAAGAAGCGCCTCGGCGAGACCGACAAACATCTCGTCGGACCGAACTGTCCCGGCGTGATCACACCCGGCGAAGCCAAGTTGGGAATCCTGCCGGGTAACATCTTCTCGTCGGGCAACGTGGGACTCGTCTCGCGCTCGGGCACCCTGACCTACCAGGTCGTCGACAACCTCACCGATCGCGGGCTGGGTCAGACGACGGCGATCGGCATCGGCGGCGACCCGATCATCGGGACGGACTTCGTCGACGCGCTCTCGCTGTTCGAAAGGGACCCGGCAACCGAGGCGGTCGTGATGTGCGGCGAGATCGGCGGCAGCGACGAGGAGGAGGCCGCCCGATACATCGACGCGAACATGGACACGCCCGTGGCGGGCTTCATCGCGGGCCGAACCGCGCCCGCCGGCAAGCGGATGGGTCACGCCGGCGCGATCGTGAGCGGTTCCGGTGCCGGCACCGCCGAGAGCAAGATCGAAGCGCTCGGCGACGCCGGCGTCCCCGTCGGCGACACGCCCGAGGAAGTCGCTGACAACGTCGAAGAGCTGCTGTAA
- a CDS encoding cobalamin B12-binding domain-containing protein has protein sequence MSAEQTQRPIRCLVAKVGLDGHDRGAHVIARAFRDAGFEVVYSGLHRSPDEVVQAAVQEDVDVLGISILSGAHNTLVPKILDGLDEYGALDDTLVIVGGIVPDKDEDELRERGVSAIFGPGASMEDTIEFVRENAPERE, from the coding sequence ATGAGTGCAGAGCAGACACAGCGCCCCATCCGCTGTCTCGTCGCCAAGGTCGGACTCGACGGCCACGACCGCGGCGCGCACGTCATCGCGCGCGCCTTCCGCGATGCGGGCTTCGAGGTCGTCTATTCCGGCCTCCACCGCTCGCCGGACGAGGTCGTTCAGGCCGCCGTCCAGGAGGACGTCGACGTCCTCGGGATCTCCATTCTCTCGGGGGCACACAACACGCTCGTCCCCAAAATCCTCGACGGACTCGACGAGTACGGTGCGCTCGACGACACGCTCGTCATCGTCGGCGGGATCGTCCCCGACAAGGACGAGGACGAGCTCAGAGAACGGGGCGTCTCGGCCATCTTCGGCCCCGGCGCGTCGATGGAGGACACCATCGAGTTCGTTCGCGAGAACGCCCCCGAGCGCGAATGA
- the meaB gene encoding methylmalonyl Co-A mutase-associated GTPase MeaB: protein MSELLDRLLDGDHRALARAITKIENRMPGHRELVSSLYDHTGNAEVIGITGSPGAGKSTLVDKVAEHYRSQGLTVGVIAIDPSSPFTGGAVLGDRIRMASNVGDMDVFFRSMSARGSLGGVSIATADAVKALDAFGKDRIIVETVGAGQNEIDIVKTADTVTVLVQPGSGDDVQMLKAGILEIADVFVVNKADLDGADRTVQELQEMLQLRDDDRGRSSTDHHAGHHAESAEAVALQRTEAENGWMPPIVEAVATHGEGVEEYVSALDDHRAHLEATGELDAKARARYAEEIRTLLREDTADLLTEEIAARGGIEELVAGVTAGETDPYEIADSVLDPITDCARQRRDS from the coding sequence ATGAGCGAGCTGCTCGACCGCCTGCTCGACGGCGATCATCGCGCGCTGGCGCGGGCGATCACGAAGATCGAAAACCGCATGCCGGGCCACCGTGAACTGGTCTCCTCGCTCTACGATCACACCGGCAACGCCGAGGTGATCGGCATCACGGGCAGCCCGGGCGCGGGCAAATCCACCCTCGTCGACAAGGTCGCCGAACACTACCGGAGCCAGGGCCTCACCGTCGGCGTCATCGCCATCGACCCCTCTTCACCCTTCACCGGCGGCGCGGTGCTCGGCGACCGCATCCGGATGGCGTCCAACGTGGGTGACATGGACGTGTTCTTCCGCTCGATGAGCGCGCGCGGGAGCCTCGGCGGTGTCTCCATCGCCACCGCCGACGCGGTGAAGGCGCTCGACGCCTTCGGCAAGGATCGGATCATCGTCGAGACCGTCGGTGCAGGGCAAAACGAGATCGACATCGTGAAAACCGCCGACACGGTGACGGTGCTCGTCCAGCCCGGCAGCGGCGACGACGTACAGATGCTCAAGGCCGGCATCCTGGAGATCGCCGACGTGTTCGTCGTGAACAAGGCCGATCTCGACGGGGCCGATAGGACGGTCCAGGAGCTACAGGAGATGCTCCAGCTGCGCGATGACGACCGCGGGCGCTCCTCGACCGACCACCACGCGGGCCATCACGCCGAGTCGGCCGAGGCGGTCGCACTCCAGCGTACGGAGGCCGAAAACGGCTGGATGCCGCCGATCGTCGAGGCGGTCGCCACCCATGGCGAGGGCGTCGAGGAGTACGTCAGCGCGCTCGACGACCATCGCGCACATCTCGAAGCGACGGGCGAACTCGACGCGAAGGCGCGCGCCCGCTACGCCGAGGAGATCCGAACCCTTCTGCGCGAGGACACCGCCGACCTCCTCACCGAGGAGATCGCCGCCCGTGGCGGTATCGAGGAACTCGTCGCGGGCGTCACGGCCGGCGAGACCGACCCCTACGAGATCGCGGATAGCGTGCTCGACCCCATTACCGACTGCGCCCGCCAGCGGCGCGATTCCTGA
- a CDS encoding NADPH:quinone reductase yields the protein MRAVRYHDHGGPDVLKTEEIDDPTPGDDEVLVDVHAAGVNPVDTYFREGGYEPFALPMIPGTDVAGEVHETGSAVEGFAAGDRVYGTGIGRDHYGGYAERVAVPTDRLVTLPDSVDTTAAGAAGVAGVTAWRALVDHAALEPGETCLVHGGSGGVGHVAVQLAAAAGARVLTTASPDYHDRLAELGADTVFDYSRDDLADAVQEIASAGPGTDGVDVILDHRLDDYLQFDADVAATGARVVGIGESDPAVGLENDGVARSKDVSYQFMSMFNTPEFRVLLARLAQLMDTSDLTIDIAREYGLDGAGDAQRAVLEESFLGKLVLVPGQ from the coding sequence ATGCGCGCCGTCAGATACCACGATCACGGCGGTCCGGACGTGCTCAAAACAGAGGAGATCGACGACCCGACACCTGGCGACGATGAAGTGCTCGTCGACGTCCACGCCGCCGGCGTCAACCCCGTCGATACCTACTTCCGAGAAGGAGGATACGAACCGTTCGCGCTCCCGATGATCCCGGGGACCGATGTCGCCGGCGAAGTCCACGAGACCGGCTCCGCGGTCGAAGGGTTCGCGGCCGGCGATCGCGTCTACGGGACGGGCATCGGCCGCGACCACTACGGTGGCTACGCCGAGCGCGTTGCCGTCCCCACGGATCGACTCGTCACGCTGCCCGACAGCGTGGATACGACTGCGGCGGGTGCGGCGGGCGTCGCCGGCGTGACGGCCTGGCGCGCGCTCGTCGATCACGCGGCGCTCGAACCCGGCGAAACCTGTCTGGTCCACGGTGGCTCCGGCGGGGTCGGCCACGTCGCGGTCCAGCTCGCCGCCGCGGCCGGCGCACGGGTGCTGACGACCGCCAGCCCGGACTACCACGATCGACTCGCCGAACTGGGTGCCGACACGGTCTTCGATTACTCGCGGGACGATCTCGCCGACGCGGTGCAGGAAATCGCGAGCGCGGGTCCAGGCACCGATGGCGTCGACGTGATCCTCGACCACCGTCTCGACGACTACCTCCAGTTCGATGCTGACGTGGCCGCGACCGGCGCGCGGGTGGTCGGCATCGGCGAGAGCGATCCGGCGGTCGGGCTGGAGAACGACGGCGTCGCCCGAAGTAAGGACGTCTCCTACCAGTTCATGAGTATGTTCAACACGCCCGAGTTCCGCGTGCTGCTCGCCCGGCTGGCCCAGTTGATGGATACGAGTGATCTCACGATCGACATCGCCCGCGAGTACGGACTCGACGGGGCGGGCGACGCCCAGCGCGCCGTTCTGGAGGAGAGTTTCCTCGGAAAACTCGTGCTCGTTCCGGGGCAGTGA
- a CDS encoding glycerophosphodiester phosphodiesterase, whose amino-acid sequence MRLIAHRAFADRYPANTLVAIENAIADADMIELDVRRCGSGELVVFHDEVVDRATDDSGRVDELPLSRLEALDVHDTNTGIVSLTEAADAIPDGTGINLELKERGIANEAVAAASTVDNEVIVSSFDGEALDQLDTDDPTVELAYLFGLNTDEDFENALALDCEYIHVHWSHWLLTDAIERAHDAGMAVNVWTIDSSIATDLLARAGVDGVIADSPDVL is encoded by the coding sequence ATGCGGCTGATCGCCCACCGCGCTTTCGCCGACCGCTATCCCGCGAACACGCTTGTCGCCATCGAGAACGCGATCGCCGACGCGGACATGATCGAACTCGACGTTCGACGGTGTGGCTCGGGCGAGCTCGTCGTCTTCCACGACGAGGTGGTCGACCGGGCGACCGACGATTCCGGGCGCGTCGACGAGCTCCCACTCTCTCGGCTCGAAGCGCTCGACGTACACGACACGAATACTGGAATTGTGTCGCTTACGGAGGCTGCCGACGCGATCCCAGATGGAACGGGGATCAATCTCGAACTGAAGGAGCGCGGGATCGCGAACGAGGCGGTCGCCGCTGCTTCGACGGTCGACAATGAGGTCATCGTCTCCTCGTTCGACGGCGAGGCGCTCGATCAGCTCGACACCGACGACCCCACGGTGGAGCTGGCCTACCTCTTCGGGCTGAACACCGACGAAGACTTCGAGAACGCACTCGCGCTCGACTGCGAGTATATCCACGTCCACTGGAGCCACTGGCTGCTGACCGACGCGATCGAGCGCGCCCACGACGCCGGCATGGCGGTGAACGTCTGGACGATCGACAGTTCGATCGCGACCGATCTGCTCGCTCGTGCGGGCGTCGACGGCGTCATCGCCGATTCGCCGGACGTGCTCTGA
- a CDS encoding AEC family transporter has protein sequence MSLLSVFATAILPIVTIAAVGFVLGRVREIDVGPLNTVTVYVLVPALVFHSLTTTTVGGATLAKVFVGVVVFILAMVGLAEGVGRVLGESEPIQSAFVLVSAFSNSGNYGIPLSEFAFGETGRATAVLYLVAQSVVIYTVGVYLASRAGGARGLGALTKVFRLPLVYAVVLALVVRALGLVPPADGATMTTIQLVGDASIPLMLILVGIQLASANYGAALSRVGPANVFKLLVAPVVGLAIASVLDFGNTTVARVFVLECAAPAAITSLILLIELGGESPTGVSGPEYVSAAVLTTTLLSVPVLTLLITLLKSGLVESLL, from the coding sequence ATGTCGCTGCTCTCGGTCTTCGCCACGGCCATCCTCCCCATCGTCACGATCGCGGCGGTCGGCTTCGTCCTCGGGCGTGTCCGCGAGATCGATGTCGGCCCGCTCAACACCGTCACCGTCTACGTGCTCGTGCCGGCACTGGTCTTCCACAGCCTCACGACGACCACGGTCGGCGGCGCGACGCTGGCGAAGGTGTTCGTCGGTGTCGTCGTCTTCATCCTGGCCATGGTCGGGCTCGCTGAAGGCGTCGGCCGCGTCCTCGGCGAGAGCGAACCGATACAGAGCGCGTTCGTGTTGGTGAGCGCCTTCTCGAACTCGGGCAACTACGGGATCCCCCTCTCGGAGTTCGCCTTCGGCGAGACCGGGCGGGCGACGGCGGTCCTCTATCTGGTCGCTCAGAGCGTCGTCATCTACACCGTCGGCGTGTATCTCGCCTCGCGGGCCGGCGGCGCGCGCGGTCTCGGCGCGCTCACGAAAGTGTTCAGACTGCCGCTGGTCTACGCGGTCGTGCTCGCACTCGTCGTGCGCGCGCTCGGGCTCGTCCCACCGGCCGACGGCGCGACGATGACGACGATCCAGCTCGTCGGCGACGCGTCGATCCCGCTGATGCTCATTCTCGTCGGGATCCAGCTGGCGAGCGCGAACTACGGGGCGGCGCTGTCGCGCGTGGGCCCGGCGAACGTCTTCAAACTCCTCGTCGCGCCGGTCGTCGGGCTCGCCATCGCGAGCGTGCTCGACTTCGGGAACACGACCGTCGCGCGCGTGTTCGTCCTCGAATGTGCCGCGCCGGCGGCGATAACGTCGCTCATCCTGCTCATCGAGCTGGGCGGTGAGTCCCCGACGGGTGTCAGCGGCCCGGAGTACGTCAGTGCGGCCGTCCTCACGACGACGCTCCTGAGTGTGCCCGTACTGACGCTGTTGATAACGCTCCTCAAATCCGGCCTCGTCGAGTCGCTGTTGTAA
- a CDS encoding DUF420 domain-containing protein produces the protein MATASTHGPVKEHPLAATAVLSVIGYVLVIGTFAGVLDIFPPIDDGTVLLLSDAIAVVNSLALTALLVGFYFIRHDDVRRHRAAMLTAFGLIMVFLVLYLWKVGGGFEKEIVIEQGQFLAGYAGLIRPLYLMMLAIHILLSAIAVPVVIYPVVLGLTHTPAELKETAHARIGRIAVASWSLSLFLGVVTYFLLNHLYSWMPR, from the coding sequence ATGGCAACAGCCAGCACGCACGGCCCCGTCAAGGAGCATCCGCTCGCGGCGACCGCCGTCCTCTCGGTGATCGGCTACGTGCTCGTCATCGGGACGTTCGCCGGCGTCCTCGATATCTTTCCGCCGATCGACGACGGGACGGTGCTCCTGCTCTCGGACGCCATCGCCGTCGTCAACAGTCTCGCGCTGACGGCGCTGCTCGTCGGCTTCTACTTCATCCGTCACGACGACGTCCGTCGCCACCGCGCGGCGATGCTCACCGCCTTCGGACTCATCATGGTCTTCCTCGTGCTCTACCTCTGGAAGGTCGGCGGCGGGTTCGAGAAGGAGATCGTCATCGAACAGGGCCAGTTCCTCGCCGGCTACGCCGGTCTCATCAGACCGCTCTATCTGATGATGCTCGCGATCCACATCCTACTGTCGGCGATCGCGGTTCCCGTCGTCATCTACCCGGTCGTGCTCGGGCTGACCCACACACCCGCCGAGCTCAAGGAGACCGCCCACGCACGCATCGGCCGCATCGCGGTCGCCTCGTGGTCGCTCAGCCTGTTTTTGGGCGTCGTGACCTACTTCCTGCTGAACCATCTCTACAGCTGGATGCCGCGGTAG
- a CDS encoding FAD-binding and (Fe-S)-binding domain-containing protein codes for MAVDDEFYDPPDIQTSADSLDHDHADVAEYRALADDLREQVRGEVRFDEYSQILYATDGSIYQARPAGVVCPRDTEDVRAAIRVAADHDTPVLPRGTGSSLAGQAVGPGCVVLDTTRHMDSILDVDPDGKTTTVQPGVVQDHLDDYLDRWDLKFAPDPASSNRATIGGGIGNNSTGAHSVRYGITDAYTAELRVVLADGSLIHTREVVLDSPEWDGIVGKEDREAELYRTVRKLVEGNEAEIAERYPTLKRSVSGYNLHKVIDKNEAGEEVINLTKLFVGAEGTLGTIVEATLELVSKPDETALALYCFESLGDAMEAVPEALDFDVSAVELMDDEVFRLASESTEFAQYAEPIPEGTAAALMLEYDSELRDDFEDAIGETNAHFVDEGSAFEVLEAYTEEDQLKLWKLRKAAIPLLMSLEGDPKPYPFIEDATVPPEELAEYVGEFEEVLEAHDTSAAYFAHAGSGTLHIRPILNLKDGEGIETMHSISEDVTSLVLEHDGSFSGEHGDGLARTEFNPKMYGEALWSAFQELKLAADPDRRMNPGKVVYWEDDPADMRENLRYGADYSSLEPQTEMDFEREGGFSHAIELCNGCGTCRQTDSNTMCPTYRASKEEIQTTRGRANMLRAGISGEISEEEMFSERFQEEVLDLCVGCKGCKSDCPTGVDMAKIKTEVKHEYHEREGAGLRERLFANIDSLAALGSRFAPLSNWGTKLPGARTAMERIAGIAAERELPHFERESLEEWFTARGGSQVPLADANEKALLFPDTYTNYSNTTPGKAAILTLEAAGVHVEIPDDVVSSGRPAYSKGFLDEARGRAETNVAVLDPYVRDGWSIVFTEPSDAVMFQDEYLDLLPQDGATERVSGNAYGVLEYIDVLRLDDEIDFEGQNESLTYHGHCNQKALNKDHHAVGVLRRAGYAVDPLDSGCCGMAGSFGYEEEHYDLSQAIGNILFEQVDESGGEEVVAPGTSCRTQLGDRPGETPPRHPIEKVALAITR; via the coding sequence ATGGCCGTCGACGACGAGTTCTACGACCCACCGGACATCCAGACTTCGGCCGATTCGCTCGATCACGACCACGCCGACGTCGCCGAGTATCGGGCACTCGCCGACGATCTCCGCGAGCAGGTCCGTGGCGAAGTGCGCTTCGACGAATACTCACAGATCCTCTACGCGACCGACGGCAGTATCTATCAGGCTCGGCCCGCCGGCGTGGTCTGCCCGCGCGACACCGAGGACGTGCGGGCGGCGATCCGTGTCGCCGCCGACCATGACACGCCGGTGCTCCCGCGCGGCACCGGTTCGTCGCTGGCCGGGCAAGCCGTGGGACCGGGCTGTGTCGTGCTCGACACGACCCGCCACATGGACTCGATCCTGGATGTCGATCCCGACGGGAAAACTACAACCGTCCAGCCCGGCGTCGTCCAGGACCATCTCGACGATTACCTCGATCGGTGGGATCTCAAGTTCGCGCCCGATCCCGCCTCCTCGAACCGAGCCACGATCGGCGGCGGCATCGGCAACAACAGTACCGGCGCGCACTCGGTGCGCTACGGCATCACCGACGCCTACACCGCGGAGCTGCGGGTCGTGCTCGCCGACGGCTCGCTGATCCACACCCGCGAGGTGGTCCTCGACAGCCCCGAGTGGGATGGCATAGTAGGGAAAGAGGACCGCGAGGCCGAACTCTATCGCACGGTACGGAAACTGGTCGAGGGGAACGAGGCGGAGATCGCCGAGCGCTATCCGACCCTGAAACGGTCGGTGTCGGGCTACAACCTCCACAAAGTCATTGACAAGAACGAGGCCGGCGAGGAGGTGATCAACCTCACGAAGCTGTTCGTCGGCGCGGAGGGGACTCTGGGGACGATCGTCGAGGCAACGCTCGAACTCGTGAGCAAACCGGACGAGACCGCGCTGGCGCTCTACTGTTTCGAGAGTCTGGGCGACGCGATGGAGGCCGTCCCCGAGGCGCTCGACTTCGACGTGAGCGCCGTCGAGCTGATGGACGACGAGGTGTTCCGGCTGGCGAGCGAATCGACGGAGTTCGCGCAGTACGCCGAACCGATCCCCGAGGGGACGGCCGCGGCGCTGATGCTCGAATACGACTCGGAGCTCCGGGACGATTTCGAGGACGCGATCGGCGAGACGAACGCCCACTTCGTCGACGAGGGAAGCGCCTTCGAGGTACTGGAGGCCTACACCGAGGAAGATCAGTTGAAGCTCTGGAAACTCCGCAAGGCCGCGATCCCGCTCCTAATGAGCTTGGAGGGCGATCCGAAACCCTACCCGTTCATCGAGGACGCGACCGTGCCGCCCGAAGAGCTTGCCGAGTACGTCGGGGAGTTCGAGGAGGTTCTCGAAGCCCACGACACGTCGGCGGCGTACTTCGCGCACGCCGGGTCGGGGACGCTCCACATACGGCCGATCTTGAATCTCAAAGACGGCGAGGGGATCGAGACGATGCACTCGATCTCCGAGGACGTCACCTCGCTCGTGCTGGAGCACGACGGCTCCTTTTCGGGCGAGCACGGCGACGGCCTCGCGCGCACGGAGTTCAACCCGAAGATGTACGGCGAGGCGCTCTGGAGCGCGTTCCAGGAGCTCAAACTCGCCGCCGATCCCGACCGGCGGATGAACCCCGGGAAGGTCGTCTACTGGGAGGACGATCCAGCCGACATGCGCGAGAACCTCCGGTACGGGGCGGACTACTCCTCACTCGAACCGCAGACCGAGATGGACTTCGAGCGCGAGGGCGGCTTTTCGCACGCCATCGAACTCTGCAACGGCTGTGGCACCTGCCGCCAGACCGATTCGAACACGATGTGTCCGACCTACCGTGCCTCGAAGGAGGAGATCCAGACGACGCGCGGGCGGGCGAACATGCTCCGGGCGGGGATCTCCGGCGAGATATCAGAAGAAGAGATGTTCTCCGAGCGGTTCCAGGAGGAAGTGCTCGACCTCTGTGTGGGCTGTAAGGGCTGCAAGAGCGACTGTCCGACGGGTGTCGACATGGCGAAAATCAAGACGGAGGTCAAACACGAGTACCACGAGCGCGAGGGAGCGGGCCTCCGCGAGCGCCTCTTCGCCAACATCGATAGCCTTGCCGCGCTCGGCAGCCGATTTGCGCCGCTGTCGAACTGGGGGACGAAACTACCGGGCGCGCGAACCGCGATGGAACGGATCGCCGGCATCGCCGCGGAGCGCGAACTCCCCCACTTCGAGCGCGAGAGTCTGGAGGAGTGGTTCACCGCCCGCGGCGGCTCTCAGGTCCCGCTCGCCGACGCCAACGAGAAGGCGCTTCTCTTTCCCGACACCTACACGAACTACAGCAACACCACGCCGGGGAAGGCCGCAATCTTGACGCTCGAAGCGGCGGGTGTCCATGTCGAGATCCCCGACGACGTGGTGTCGAGCGGTCGACCGGCCTACTCGAAGGGTTTTCTCGACGAGGCTCGCGGGCGTGCAGAGACGAACGTCGCGGTGCTCGATCCCTACGTTCGGGACGGCTGGTCGATCGTCTTCACCGAACCCTCGGACGCCGTGATGTTCCAGGACGAGTATCTCGATCTCCTTCCCCAGGACGGCGCGACCGAGCGTGTTTCCGGCAACGCCTACGGCGTTCTCGAATACATCGACGTGCTGCGGCTCGATGATGAAATCGACTTCGAGGGACAGAACGAGTCGCTCACCTACCATGGCCACTGCAACCAGAAGGCGCTCAACAAGGACCACCACGCGGTCGGCGTTCTCAGACGGGCCGGCTACGCCGTGGACCCGCTCGATTCGGGCTGCTGTGGCATGGCCGGCTCCTTTGGCTACGAGGAAGAACACTACGACCTCTCGCAAGCGATCGGCAACATCCTCTTCGAGCAGGTCGACGAGAGCGGCGGCGAGGAAGTGGTCGCTCCCGGCACCTCCTGTCGGACCCAACTCGGCGATCGACCCGGCGAAACCCCGCCGCGTCATCCGATCGAGAAGGTCGCGCTGGCGATCACGCGCTGA
- a CDS encoding ABC transporter permease encodes MTATGRVGAATSAAWRSFLRRRTAVFFTFFFPVILILIFGVLVGTRPTGGGLFTESPAYYVPGYLAVVVLFTPLSRVGSTVARHRDGNRFEKLASTPLTRPEWLLAQTLVNVLIIGFAGLLILGLVVLLTGADVTLSVVVVPFVVVSVALFCGVGALLGSLADSQDGVIAASNSLALPLLFLSDTFVPPDLLPEWFQPVMNVSPLTYFARGVRTVVTGGSGWELDLVVLCVLAVVFFALGAYALPRTD; translated from the coding sequence GTGACCGCGACCGGACGGGTCGGTGCAGCGACCAGCGCGGCGTGGCGCTCGTTCCTGCGCCGGCGGACGGCCGTCTTCTTCACCTTCTTTTTCCCCGTGATCCTCATCCTCATCTTCGGCGTGCTGGTCGGCACGCGCCCGACCGGCGGCGGACTCTTTACGGAGTCACCGGCGTACTACGTGCCGGGCTATCTGGCCGTCGTCGTGCTCTTCACGCCGCTCTCGCGCGTCGGTAGCACGGTCGCACGCCACCGCGATGGCAATCGCTTCGAGAAACTCGCCAGTACGCCGCTCACCCGCCCGGAGTGGCTGCTCGCCCAGACGCTGGTCAACGTACTGATCATCGGGTTCGCGGGCCTGCTCATCCTCGGACTCGTCGTCCTCCTCACGGGTGCGGACGTGACGCTCTCGGTCGTCGTCGTCCCGTTCGTCGTCGTCTCGGTCGCGCTGTTCTGTGGCGTGGGCGCGCTTCTCGGCAGCCTCGCCGACTCTCAGGACGGGGTCATCGCGGCGAGCAACTCGCTGGCGCTCCCGCTGCTCTTCCTGTCCGATACGTTCGTGCCGCCCGATCTGCTTCCCGAGTGGTTCCAGCCGGTGATGAACGTCTCGCCGCTGACGTACTTCGCCCGCGGCGTGCGCACGGTCGTCACCGGCGGGAGCGGCTGGGAGCTCGATCTCGTGGTTCTCTGCGTGCTCGCGGTCGTCTTTTTCGCGCTCGGGGCGTACGCCCTGCCGCGCACGGACTGA